One window of Oryza brachyantha chromosome 12, ObraRS2, whole genome shotgun sequence genomic DNA carries:
- the LOC102707083 gene encoding transcription factor LHW-like, translating to MAVGEALRRLCEEAGWSYAVFWKAIGAADPVHLVWEDGCCGHPSCSAGSEASEAGCESGSSSAVCTLVRKIMVSQVHVVGEGTIGRAAFTGNHQWIVHDTANDHGLRSEVAAEMNNQFRAGIKTIAIIPVLPRGVLQLGSTSVILENTSSVQLYKKLCCQLNNRSSMVASASVKNDLSQKAPRPLHGLPSIHPADSCSKVFSGSPVTYEQCYGHDTRTLSTSTSANTGRNTSLLKVAQRSGQAVREQVLYAPDMRFRQQIPYCDRRVDINTQNSAVSSGFISSISTSVEKYPLLKNNIGQLEQGNMEESSGPRNVLLKSLACRNPVVHENSNMSLFRGGDEVPVFLNSHGSFDLLQAGPRVVEANLYNNSTSSHVLDQRYSSTAAVAGYKPSVSYKIPQSAQFIVKMESPRRQSFQDHVAPPSGSDVQVSSDLEATTRQVNSDHMCQNKRTNEVNDSSAALSMQDVKSMDRHKILDISNERTSSFLMDPTTENDLFDIFGTEFHQLHSSLDGDLSWNTAKPQSSDRDAPESSIYVDSPPVFGAPEDEFSYSGIFSLTDTDQLLDAVISNVNPGGKQISGDSASCKTSLTDIPSTSYCGSKEMKQCKSSGAPPLLVKNELAVSNFAKQPCFLEKAEDGCLSQNNGVHKSQIRLWIESGQNMKCESVSASNSKGLDTANKSNRKRSRPGESPKPRPKDRQLIQDRIKELRELVPNGAKCSIDALLEKTIKHMVFLQNVTKHADNLKDSNESKIHGGENGPLLKDYFEGGATWAFDVGSQSMTCPIVVEDLDRPRQMLVEMLCEDRGIFLEIADFIKGLGLTILRGVMEARKNKIWARFTVEANRDVTRMEIFLSLMRLLEPSCDGGGAGENPNNNVKMPPGIVQHSVIPATGHLT from the exons TACCATTGGCCGTGCTGCATTCACTGGGAATCATCAATGGATTGTCCATGACACTGCCAATGATCACGGGCTCAGATCCGAG GTTGCTGCTGAGATGAACAATCAGTTCAGAGCTGGCATTAAG ACCATTGCAATTATACCTGTGCTACCACGTGGTGTGCTGCAGCTAGGCTCTACTAGTGTG attctggaaaacACAAGCTCTGTGCAACTTTATAAGAAGCTGTGCTGTCAGCTAAACAACCGGTCAAGTATGGTCGCATCTGCTTCAGTCAAGAATGATTTGAGCCAGAAAGCTCCACGCCCTTTACATGGTCTCCCAAGTATACATCCTGCAGATTCATGCTCAAAAGTCTTTAGTGGATCCCCAGTGACTTATGAACAGTGCTATGGCCATGATACTCGAACCTTGTCAACTAGCACATCAGCAAACACAGGCAGGAACACTTCCTTACTTAAGGTTGCACAGAGGAGTGGCCAAGCTGTTAGAGAGCAAGTTTTGTATGCTCCTGACATGAGGTTCAGACAGCAAATCCCTTATTGTGACAGGAGAGTTGATATTAACACACAGAATAGTGCTGTGAGTTCAGGTTTTATCTCCTCTATCTCTACGTCAGTGGAGAAGTATCCATTGTTGAAGAACAACATTGGACAGCTAGAACAGGGGAACATGGAAGAGTCATCAGGGCCCAGAAATGTTCTGTTAAAATCCCTTGCATGCCGGAACCCTGTTGTCCATGAAAATAGTAACATGAGTCTGTTTCGTGGAGGAGATGAGGTGCCAGTTTTTCTGAACAGTCATGGGAGTTTTGATTTACTCCAAGCAGGTCCTAGAGTAGTTGAGGCTAACTTGTATAACAATAGTACGTCTAGTCATGTTTTAGACCAAAGATACAGTTCTACTGCTGCGGTGGCaggatataaaccatctgttTCATATAAAATCCCCCAATCTGCTCAATTTATAGTGAAAATGGAGAGTCCCAGAAGGCAATCATTTCAAGATCATGTGGCTCCACCCTCGGGCTCTGATGTTCAAGTTTCAAGTGACTTGGAAGCAACCACTCGTCAGGTTAACTCAGATCACATGTGCCAAAACAAAAGAACTAATGAAGTCAATGACTCCAGTGCTGCTTTAAGCATGCAAGATGTAAAAAGTATGGACCGACATAAGATCCTAGACATTTCCAATGAGAGAACTTCCTCATTTCTTATGGATCCTACTACAGAAAATGATTTGTTTGATATATTTGGTACTGAGTTTCATCAATTGCACAGCAGTTTGGATGGTGACCTCTCCTGGAACACTGCGAAGCCTCAGAGTTCAGACAGAGATGCGCCTGAGTCCTCAATTTATGTTGACAGTCCACCAGTCTTTGGTGCACCAGAGGATGAATTTTCTTATTCTGGGATTTTTTCGCTAACTGATACTGACCAACTATTGGATGCGGTTATCTCCAATGTTAATCCTGGTGGCAAGCAGATCTCAGGTGACAGCGCCTCTTGCAAAACTTCGTTGACAGACATTCCTAGCACTTCTTACTGTGGCTCAAAAGAGATGAAGCAATGCAAGTCATCTGGTGCTCCACCTTTGCTAGTCAAGAATGAGTTGGCAGTTTCAAATTTTGCTAAACAACCATGTTTCCTAGAAAAGGCTGAAGATGGTTGTCTTTCCCAAAATAATGGAGTGCACAAATCTCAGATACGCCTTTGGATTGAGAGTGGACAGAACATGAAATGTGAAAGCGTGTCAGCCTCAAACAGCAAAGGTCTGGATACAGCAAACAAGTCAAACCGAAAGAGATCTAGACCAGGAGAGAGTCCTAAACCACGGCCGAAGGACCGCCAGCTTATTCAAGATCGTATAAAAGAGCTGCGGGAATTAGTACCTAATGGGGCAAAG TGTAGCATTGATGCACTATTGGAAAAGACTATTAAGCACATGGTTTTCTTGCAAAATGTGACAAAGCATGCAGACAACCTCAAGGACTCTAACGAATCCAAG ATACATGGTGGTGAGAATGGTCCGCTTCTGAAGGACTACTTTGAAGGTGGTGCTACTTGGGCTTTTGATGTTGGCAGTCAATCTATGACATGCCCAATCGTTGTTGAAGATCTTGATCGGCCTCGTCAGATGCTTGTGGAG ATGCTCTGCGAGGATAGAGGCATCTTCTTGGAGATAGCTGACTTTATCAAAGGACTTGGATTGACCATCTTGAGGGGTGTGATGGAAGCtcgcaaaaataaaatctggGCTCGCTTCACTGTTGAG GCCAACAGGGACGTGACTAGAATGGAAATTTTCCTCTCGCTTATGCGCTTGTTGGAACCGAGCTGTGATGGCGGTGGCGCAGGAGAGAATCCTAACAACAATGTAAAAATGCCTCCTGGTATTGTGCAACATTCGGTTATACCAGCAACAGGCCATCTTACGTGA
- the LOC102707362 gene encoding BEL1-like homeodomain protein 1 yields the protein MAAYFAGGGAGTDVQAGTDGLQTLYLMNPNFVGYTDATATPGGGGGGVASMMLLNSAVSTLTPASFVHQPAPPAAQHFVGIPLQAPAPYSGYSLWGPDAAGDDASPRHGQQVGPVLSLSSREAPPVTVAAVVSGGYEEKHAVAPPPEEEEQEQAVMRSRYLKAAQELLDEAVSVSRGVEDAKSAAAVKKKEDSEDGRGGEEDGGGSKSGGGGGAGEMSTAERQELQMKKSKLLSMLDEVEQRYRQYHRQMQAVAAAFEAAAGPRSARTYTALALRTISRQFRCLRDAIAAQLRSASRGLGEDCGDDAADGGAGGRTVGSRLRFIDHKLRQQRAMQQLGMVHFGGGGGWRPQRGLPERAVSVLRAWLFEHFLHPYPKDSDKVMLAKQTGLTRSQVSNWFINARVRLWKPMVEEMYAEETKAKEGPVAGDGGGGGSNNTGDSVVEAAKPDSCVGIGMSSSAMVAAGTTTSGDGVHTGGQGAPASFHGGDASFQHKLKRARPGGKHVPDVAVSHRELLMKFMEAGGEGASGHHPDIGDVAGTGGYTLFAPPPYGQFGSDHFAAFAGHGGVSLTLGLPHGAEQTPVSFHGGGAAVAAAGYDMNMQSTKSLATQLMRNFVA from the exons ATGGCTGCCTActtcgccggcggtggcgccggcacGGACGTCCAGGCCGGCACCGACGGCCTGCAGACGCTCTACCTCATGAACCCCAACTTCGTCGGCTACACGGACGCCACCGCgacgcccggcggcggcggcggtggcgtcgccAGCATGATGCTCCTCAACTCGGCCGTGAGCACCCTTACGCCGGCGAGCTTCGTCCACcagccggcgccaccggcggcgcagCACTTCGTCGGCATCCCTCTCCAGGCGCCAGCGCCTTACTCAGGGTACAGCCTGTGGGGCCctgacgccgccggcgacgacgcgtcGCCACGCCACGGCCAGCAAGTCGGCCCCGTGCTGAGCCTGTCGTCGCGCGAGGCACCGCCGGTCACGGTGGCCGCAGTCGTCTCTGGAGGCTACGAGGAGAAGCacgcggtggcgccgccgccggaggaggaggagcaggagcaggcgGTGATGCGCTCCAGGTACCTGAAGGCGGCGCAGGAGCTGCTCGACGAGGCGGTGAGCGTCAGCAGGGGCGTGGAGGACGCcaagagcgcggcggcggtgaagaagaaggaggacTCCGAAGACGGCAGAGGCGGTGAGGAGGACGGTGGCGGCAgcaagagcggcggcggcggcggcgccggcgagatgTCCACGGCGGAGCGGCAGGAGCTGCAGATGAAGAAGAGCAAGCTTCTCAGCATGCTTGACGAG GTGGAGCAGCGATACAGGCAGTACCACCGGCAGAtgcaggcggtggcggcggcgttcgaggcggcggcggggccccGGTCGGCGAGGACGTACACGGCGCTGGCGCTGCGCACCATCTCGCGGCAGTTCCGCTGCCTGCGCGACGCGATCGCGGCGCAGCTCAGGTCGGCGAGCCGGGGGCTCGGGGAGGactgcggcgacgacgcggcggacggcggcgccggcggccggacgGTGGGGTCGCGCCTGCGGTTCATCGACCACAAGCTCCGGCAGCAGCGCGCGATGCAGCAGCTGGGCATGGTTcacttcggcggcggcggcgggtggcggccGCAGCGCGGCCTCCCCGAGCGCGCCGTCTCCGTCCTCCGCGCATGGCTCTTCGAGCACTTCCTCCACCC ATACCCCAAGGATTCGGACAAGGTCATGCTCGCCAAGCAAACCGGCCTCACCAGGAGccag GTGTCGAACTGGTTCATCAACGCGAGGGTGAGGCTGTGGAAGCCAATGGTGGAGGAGATGTACGCCGAGGAGACCAAGGCCAAGGAGGgtcccgtcgccggcgacggtggcggcggcgggagcaaCAACACCGGCGACAGCGTGGTGGAGGCTGCGAAGCCGGACAGCTGTGTTGGCATTGgcatgtcgtcgtcggcgatgGTGGCGGCAGGGACGACGACGTCCGGAGATGGCGTGCACACCGGCGGACAGGGCGCTCCGGCGAGCTTCCATGGCGGCGACGCCTCGTTCCAGCATAAGCTCAAGAGGGCGAGGCCGGGGGGCAAGCATGTCCCCGACGTGGCTGTCAGCCACCGGGAGCTGCTCATGAAGTTcatggaggccggcggcgagggcgcgagcGGCCACCACCCGGACATCGGCGACGTCGCCGGGACCGGCGGGTACACTCtgttcgcgccgccgccgtacggGCAGTTCGGCTCGGACCATTTCGCCGCGTTCGCCGGACACGGCGGCGTGTCGCTCACGCTCGGCCTCCCACACGGCGCCGAGCAGACGCCGGTGTCGTTtcacggcggcggggcggcggtggcggcggcgggctacGACATGAACATGCAGAGCACCAAGTCATTGGCAACTCAGCTCATGAGAAACTTCGTAGCATAG